From Apium graveolens cultivar Ventura unplaced genomic scaffold, ASM990537v1 ctg5893, whole genome shotgun sequence, the proteins below share one genomic window:
- the LOC141702920 gene encoding uncharacterized protein LOC141702920 — protein sequence MTSDRSWIGRHRFNEAKYLTEDYKNGVDNFIKFTIENLDPEDNGLIRCRCKNCGNEYYKYPSTVKVDLYRHCIMQWYTRWDCHGEKDVLRNDVGTSFSNTSYRDDDMYDAHDDDFEDCEDFDEEPNAKVKEFNEMVNIASEPIYPNNANFTILEFVMELLRWKNRHNCSNNGFDDLLHLIGLVFPHDHKLPEKYYTVRKMIRGLNMEYEKIDACENDCMLFYKEHSEKTKCDICKKDRYKVQKDPKKQKISRKILRYFPITTRLQHLFMAEKTAKCMRWHHDRVVVEGQLSHPADGDEWKQFDRRFTQFSKRLEMLDSDSVLMDLIPFTMLMPRSILYGLW from the coding sequence ATGACATCCGATCGTAGTTGGATTGGTCGTCATCGATTTAATGAGGCAAAATATTTAACGGAAGATTACAAAAATGGTGTGGATAATTTCATTAAATTTACTATTGAAAATCTTGATCCCGAAGACAACGGTCTTATAAGATGTCGGTGCAAAAATTGTGGTAATGAGTACTACAAGTATCCTAGTACCGTGAAAGTTGATTTGTATCGACATTGTATTATGCAATGGTATACTAGATGGGATTGTCATGGGGAAAAAGATGTGTTACGCAACGATGTTGGAACGAGTTTTAGCAACACTAGCTACAGAGATGATGATATGTATGATGCACATGATGATGATTTTGAGGATTGCGAAGATTTTGATGAAGAACCGAATGCAAAAGTAAAAGAATTTAACGAGATGGTAAATATCGCTTCCGAACCAATATATCCAAATAATGCCAATTTTACAATATTGGAGTTTGTAATGGAGTTGCTTCGTTGGAAAAATAGGCATAATTGTAGTAATAATGGTTTTGATGACTTGTTACACCTCATTGGATTAGTATTCCCTCATGATCATAAGTTGCCTGAGAAGTACTACACTGTACGAAAGATGATTAGAGGATTGAACATGGAGTATGAAAAGATTGATGCTTGTGAGAATGATTGCATGTTATTCTACAAGGAACACAGTGAGAAGACCAAGTGTGATATATGCAAAAAAGACCGTTACAAAGTGCAAAAGGATCCTAAAAAACAGAAGATCTCGCGTAAGATCTTGCGTTATTTTCCTATTACCACGAGATTGCAGCATTTATTCATGGCTGAGAAAACTGCAAAATGTATGAGATGGCATCATGATAGAGTTGTTGTTGAAGGTCAATTAAGTCACCCAGCAGATGGAGATGAATGGAAACAATTTGATCGTAGATTTACACAATTttcaaagagattagaaatgttaGACTCGGACTCTGTACTAATGGATTTGATCCCTTTCACGATGCTCATGCCAAGGAGTATACTGTATGGCCTGTGGTGA